gagaacttcatgatgggtgacatTCCTGAAAGTGATTGTGGGAACTAGGtgagtgagaacaaaacacagaaaaagatcatttgttgatttgtagggtcagtaaacaagtttttaaagcctcccaaacgtaacaaaccggccatcgaatatgggtgggtccacggACCAgaaatagatgtagggcccacttaggaaggtgaacccatggactgagagtggacatgggctcactaagcaaggtggcggttgaggcgttacagagataGAGACTACATCATGGTATGTCAAAGACCcttccacaaatacattgggaaatttaacattagttacgaTCAAAAGATTTTCTGATGTtagaaaaaaggtttttactttcattggttgacGGAGGCTCCGAacaagctattttgagatagcaaaaagacgtgaacgtGTTTAAAATactacgaatatgtaaaattaaaaagtttataatactataaaatatatatgtagtacaTGAGTTATAAAGAAGttatgttggaattaataaaatatcattaaatttgtgataacacgggttaaatcctcattttattattttcaacattattaatattagaatatttaacgtataaaatatcaagttgatttaactaatattgtataaaataattgaattattaggaacaatatgacttaatcatagcgtataaactacttattatatatgtatatcacttatttttttgttataataattaaaaatcaaaatagaatctcaaacaataaacaaaacaaactgaaTATAACAAACAATTGGTTATGAAAAATTGCGagttaaaaatcttattatataacgtttggttttcaaagttagtaactcacgtgattgtgacacgtgtcaattttagcGATTAGAGATTTTGCCATGTGTTATATAAAAACTTTGTctcaacaaaatttaaaattaataagataattatcagaaataaaacatttaaacaattttaataaatataaaatgataattcttagatgtatataaaaaagataatactcatcctaattttaaattactaattctataagaaaaagaattaagaaaattatacaattaatttatataatactataattaataaaatatactatcaATTagttgtcaaaaatatatatatatatatactatcaaTTATTAAtcgtaaaagaaaaaagatttcaGATATTCAccattatataaacaaataaattgttgTTATAGTTTTTTCAAATACACCACCATTAAACTTCGTTATATTATTAAAGCTATGTGTATTTTTTAtgaactatataaattatattttctcttttttctttctgtttgtcaaaatttaactatgagatcaaactttaaatatatatatatatatatttacgtaaTTTAGCgcatatattacatattatgtatatatatatatatatatatattcttggaagtaaatttatctttaaattcataaaaatttgaggaaaattaataaatgactATGAATTTTTGATATTGTTACTTTTCAATTATGAGGTAATGTTAGtattcagttttttctttgagaattatgttcactaatttttaattgtttttaatattaagtaAGATATAACTTTGATACAatgcacatatttttttatttgaaattttaaatactatttATTGGGATTGAATATATagaattaaaaactaattttattatgATGTAATAATATACAGTAAAATTGTATTGCAAAATGGAGTGCGTGAACTATATATCcggtttaatatatatatatatatagaatataacttaaaattttacatatttttcttatatccaCGTTAATACGCGGGCCTAATCTAGTTTAATATAAACATTCGGTAgtacaaaagtcaaaaaaatttagttattattttatttacaaaacatctaatatttaacaaataaatacaatataaaatataaataataattaaaattacattCACGGTTAAATCTAGTATATAGATTAATAGACAAGACTCGACATTGATTTAAGGGCCAACGTGAATaagtcaaaaccctaattttctacTAACAGAGCCTTGGGAGAAAACAATGAGGATCTCCGATGTACCGGCTGAGTTGTTAGAGGATATACTCAGTAGACTCCCGACGACGTCTCTGAAAACAATACGATTCACTTGCAAACGATGGAACTGTTTGATAAAGAAAAACCCAAGATTTCTCCAAGCTTCAAAGCAATCTCTAGTTCTCGTGTTGAAAGAATATAAGGTTTGGCGAATGAGCGTCAATCACGATGTTGCTGCTCCATCTAAAGAGTTTGATGGTGCACTTAGCCTTAAGGATTGGCGATTTGATTCAGAACAAGTCGATATAGCCGCAGTTTTCCACTGCGACGGTTTGTTGTTATGCACCACCAAAGACAATAGGCTCGTGGTTTGGAATCCGTATTTGGAGCAAACCAAGTGGATCCATCTCAAAACTGATCACAAGAGAGACTCTAAGTTTGCCCTAGGATACCAAAATACTAACAAGTCTTGTCGGagctacaaaatcttgaggtgTTGGGATGGTTACGAACCAAACCACCATGTTTCTACCGTTGAAATCTATGAGATTTGCTCTTgttcatggagggttcttgatAATGTCCCTCTCGACTGCTTCATAGAACCAAATACTGGTGTGTCTTTGAAGGGAAACACTTACTGGCTTGCTACGGATGAAAAAACAGATTTCTTACTCAGGTTTGATTTTACAACGGAGAGATTTAAACGTTTTTGCCTTCCGCCTATTCAAAATCATGGTAAGATGGTTCTATCAGTTGTTGGGGAAGAACAACTCTTAGTGTTACTTCAGAGCTATCATAAATTAGACATAGAGATTTGGATGgccgatgatgatgatattgataGTGACGCCGCCTTGTTATGGAGTATATACATTAAAGTGGATTTCAAACGCCTCAGTACTTACTTTAGTTTTCCGGTTTGCTGGAGTTTTTTGATCCATGAGGGGAAGGAAAAGGCCTTGTGTTGTACTATAGGTTCTTATGAGACCAGCAGTAACATGGTCAACATTACTGGACTGCACGATACATATTACGCAGAGATCCATGATGAAGATTTTACTAATTGGCAGCGCCCGATTGTCTTCagttatgttccaagtttggttGAAATCTAGCaagatcaaagaaaaagaaaagaatggaaCTAGCGGATCAATGTAAGGTTCACTTCcaagtttggttcggttttgtttttttgtacgCAATGTCGTTTGATTAAATTAATGAACTGgtagttttttttaacatcaccTGTTCTTTTTATGAATTAGTTTCTTTTTTGCATTACAACGACGAAGTTTGTAATGACGTGTGTGGACATTGAGTGCGCATGATTCTGGAGGATCAcataatatgaatataattgGTTCGCATGATTAATTAGGAGGAATATCACATAATATGAAACTTTCAAATTCTATTTTCATCTATACCAACAAGTTTAGGCTACTTTAAGATTAAGAAATGTTTGGATACTTTTTATAAGGTGTCTAGTAGTAATATTAAGAGGAAACAATTGTAGGGGTTATGATTGTCTGTGTGCTcttacattttctaattttcgcATTACACTTTGTATCTAACTTTGACTCGCGCTacagtattattattaattcataatgttttgttatatgtttttgtttaatatttttaaaagttttgtatgtctatttctttatatatatatatgtattgacaAAGTATTGTGTTTCTTGAGTTTGTTGGTTAATAAATTTAGTATTGTCTTTTAGATGGGAAGCTTTGTTGAACTATAATATGAGTGAAGATTTAGAAATGGTTATTGTAAACTCTAATACGTAATTTTCATTTCGCCGAAGTCAGTAGATCCATGTAAGAGAGAACTACAACTGCAACAACAGTTGGCGCCCCACAGTTAGATTTTGTTGTCGATATGATGAATGTCATATACTATGAAGGATGGTATAGTGACCCGCATCAAggataaaaatctcaaaatcaaaattcctcGAACAAAGGACATTGTGAAGACTAAGGAGATCAAATGGCAGAGAACTGTCGAGACATTTGTAAGAAAAATCAAGAGATCAACATCGAACCTCAATAGGATAATGTTGGAATCACCAGACCAACGTACCAGCTAGCGTTGGTATCGAGCGACCAACATAGTCGTACATTGACCAGCGTTGCCGAAAGGATATTTTCCGatagaaaatctaaaaactacTAAGACCAACTCCAACCCATCTCCATTTCCATCTGCATAATAGAGTTTGGAGTCAATTTTGCTCCAATCCATCTCcattttcatctccaaaatagagatctccatttttttctctatatttagagatttctttttttttctttacactaCAATTTgaagatctctattttttacttcaaaatGGAGTAGTGTTGGAGTAAAACCCAACTCCATAATAGAGTTACtccattttaaagaaaaaaatggagatatgGGTTGGAAATGCCCTAAGACGACAAGTTGTCGAGTCATAAGTGCAAGAAAACGACAAACTAACAACGACTATCGAGAACCAACGATATATCATGCCGtgtattgtttttagttatatGAAGCTAGGTTTTAGAGTTAATCATTAACT
The Camelina sativa cultivar DH55 chromosome 15, Cs, whole genome shotgun sequence DNA segment above includes these coding regions:
- the LOC104748604 gene encoding putative F-box only protein 9, translated to MRISDVPAELLEDILSRLPTTSLKTIRFTCKRWNCLIKKNPRFLQASKQSLVLVLKEYKVWRMSVNHDVAAPSKEFDGALSLKDWRFDSEQVDIAAVFHCDGLLLCTTKDNRLVVWNPYLEQTKWIHLKTDHKRDSKFALGYQNTNKSCRSYKILRCWDGYEPNHHVSTVEIYEICSCSWRVLDNVPLDCFIEPNTGVSLKGNTYWLATDEKTDFLLRFDFTTERFKRFCLPPIQNHGKMVLSVVGEEQLLVLLQSYHKLDIEIWMADDDDIDSDAALLWSIYIKVDFKRLSTYFSFPVCWSFLIHEGKEKALCCTIGSYETSSNMVNITGLHDTYYAEIHDEDFTNWQRPIVFSYVPSLVEI